CCAGTGATTGTTTCGGACATCTCGACGGACCCACTCTGGGAAGATTACCGAGGTTTGGCTTTACCGCACGGGCTTCGAGCATGCTGGTCCAGTCCCATTTTTTCGACCGCCCGCCAGGTGATAGGGACCTTCGCGCTTTACTCGCGCGAGCCAGGCAATCCCACTGCGGAAGAGCGAAATATTATCGAGCAGATGACGCATCTTGCGGCCGTTGCTATCGAACGCGAGCGAGCTGGCGAAGCCGTGCTGGCCTCGGCGCAATTGGCCCGCGGTCAGGCGGAGGCGTTGAGTCGCGCTTTGGATGCTATTGCGATGGAATCGGCCCCGGACCGGCTGGTCGAGCACGTGCTGCGCACGATCATTGATCAATCAGATGCGCATAGCACCGGTGTCTGGTTGCGGGACCAGAACACCGGCCTCATGCATTTTGAATTTGCGTTTGAAAATGGGAAATTATTCACGGCTTCCGACGCCGCGCTGGCAAAGATTACTCCAGCTCTCAAAATCGAGGAGGTCTGGGCATGGCCAGAGGTCTTTCGGACCGGGGCTCCCAAAGTTATGGAGGACATCCGGGAGGGCCCGTCCTTTCCCTGGAGAGACCATTTGTTGGCGATGGGAGTTATTACCATACTGGTGGTGCCGATGTTGGTTGCTGGTCAGGTCGAGGGGCTCATCGGCATCCGGTTTAGGCACACACGAGAATTCCGGGCCGAGGAAATCCAATTAGCCCAGGCCTTGGGCCACCAGGCGATGCTGGCGATTCAACTCATGCGTCTCTCCCGCCAGAGTCGCGAGGCAGCGGTGGTTGCCGAACGCAATCGAATGGCCAGGGACATCCACGATACCCTCGCGCAGGGTTTTACCGGCGTGATTGTGCAGTTGGAAGCCGCTGCAGACGCCCATTCGGACGGGTTGATGAAAGAGGCGAATGAACACATCGCTCGCGCCGGCGACCTGGCCCGTGGGAGCTTGCGAGAAGCGCGCCGCTCAGTACAAGCACTTCGTCCCCAAGCCTTGGAGGAGAAGGACTTGTGCGGCGCACTCGAGGACTTGCTCAAGAAGATGACGATCGGAACTGAATTGCGCGCAGAGCTGGCACTGGAAGGCATACCGAAGACCCTTCCCGCGCTATGGGGTGAAAACCTACTGCGTATCGGGCAGGAGGTTCTGACAAACTCGTTACGGCACGCATCGGCCAGTGATTTTCAAGCGCGACTATCGTTCATGCAGGACCATGTTCATCTCGTGTTGCGCGATAATGGCCGCGGGTTTGACCCAGCCCGCAAACACGACGGATTTGGCCTGGTAGGAATCAGAGAACGAGTGGAAGGGATGCGCGGGCAATTGACAATTCAAAGTCGGCAGAACGAAGGCACGACAATTTCGATAGTCTTGCCTTACGCCGAGAAAGCTTAGGTGGTCATGATTTCAGAACTGAAAGAGCGAAATAGTGAAAGGGTTGCGCCCGCAGTGCCCGCCCGAACCGCTCAGGTCGCCGGGCGCGCGGATCGGGTTCGAGTGCTCATCGCAGACGACCATGTCACTGTGCTCGAAGGCCTGGCTGCAATCATTGGCCGGCAAACAGACATGGAAGTCGTAGCCGAAGCCTCCAATGGCCGGGAAGCGGTTGACCTATGGCGCAAGCATCGCCCCGATGTAACTCTCCTCGACCTTCGGATGCCGATCCTCGACGGAGTCGCGGCGATCGACCAGATTCGCCGCCAGCAAGCCTGGGCGCGGGTAGTCGTCCTGACGACCTTTGATTCCGATAACGAGATTGCCCGCGCGATTAAGGCAGGCGCCAAAGGCTACCTGCTCAAGGACGCCCGGCGTGAGGAGTTGCTGGATTGCATCCGGAAGGTGAACTCCGGCCAAACCTGTATTCCTACAGCGCTTGCCGCCAAGCTCGCCGAGAGCATGAGCAGCGAACCTCTGACTGGACGCGAGCTGGACGTGCTGAATCTGCTGGCGGACGGCAAAAGCAACAAGGAAATCGGCAGCCATCTCTTTATAACCGAAACAACGGTGAAGTCTCACCTTCGCAGCATCTTCAGCAAGCTGAACGTGCTCAGCCGCACGGAAGCCATTACGACCGCCAGCCGCCGCGGCCTGGTCCAGCTCTAATTGTGGAGTGGTGGAGTGATGGGTTCGAAAACCTCCGCATCGGCAAGTCCGAGATTCAGAATGTTCTTCGCGCATTTTGGGCGGCTGGGGTAGAGGTGTGACAGCTGCATAAGTTGTTCTGACCCCCTCTCGCCCCCAAACCGCGCCGGTCGGTCTTGAACAGACCTTGCTCAGCCCTTGCCTTCAAATTTTGCTAAAGACCCATTTTTCGCTTGCCGTCCTTCAACTGTAAGATAAAGTCGTCTTACGAATGTAGGAAAGCCATGAGCTTTGAATCTAAACCCAGGTCCGGTGCCACGGCCGTTTCGCAACGTATTTCCGAGGCCGAATGGACGATCATGAAAGCACTCTGGTCGCTCCGCACCGCCACCGCCAAGCAAGTGGTCGAGAAACTCGAAGGCGAGGTGGATTGGAAACCCAAAACTATCCACACGTTTCTGGCGAGGCTGGTGCAGAAAGGCGCGGTGGCCAACGAAAGAACAGGACGCGAGTATGTTTTCACGGCCCTGGCCAGTGAGCAGGAATGCCGTCTCTCAGCCAGCCGCTCGTTCCTGGCGAGAGTATTTGACGGTGAAATCGCTCCGTTTCTGGCTTGCTTCCTGGAGCGCAAAAAGCTCACACGGAAGGAGATTGAAGAGCTAAAAAAAATCCTGGAGGAGAAGAGCTGATGAACGCGCTCTTGGCTCTGAGCACCGATGCATTCGAATGGGTTTGGAGGACCTCCTTAATCGTGTCGATTCTGTCAGTGCTAGTTTTCGCGATCCAAAAGCTGCTGGGCCGATGGTTAACGCCGTATTCGCGCTATGCATTAAGCGCCATCATTTGCCTGCGATTGATGCTCCCGGTAGTGCCTTCCAGCCGCATGAGTTTGGAAAACCTTGTGTGGCCCTTGCCAAAGCATCAGGCATGGTCCGTTGTCGCGCCGGTCCCAAGGGACGAGTATGTTCGCCCGGTTCGGATGTTTGGCCCTTCGCTTCCTGTCGCGACCCGGCAACCAACGCAGTCCGCGCCCCGCGATTCCGGTTATGGCGCCGTGGCCCCAGTATCTACGCTTTCGACGCGCGAAGCGATAAGCCTGGTTTGGGCAGGCGGATGTCTGTTTCTGGTGGCATTCGCGTGTTGGCGCTACGTGCGCTGGAATCGCCTGATCGCTCGCTCGCCACCGATGACCGACCCCAATGTGCTCCAACTCCTGGACAGCGCCCGTCGCACCATGGGCGTGAGGCGTCCCGTCACCCTGGTCAGCGTGCATGGTCTGAACAGCCCGGCGGTTTTCGGTTTGAGACAAATCTGGCTGCTTCTGCCGCGAAGTGCCGCGACTCAACTGAGCGACCAGGAACTCCAGATGGTTTTTCTGCACGAAATGGCCCACGTCCGCCGCCACGACCTCGGGCTGAATGTGGTGTTGATTGGCCTCCAATTCCTGCACTGGTTTAATCCGTTTATTTGGCTGGCCAGTCATCGGCTTCGCGCCGATGGCGAATTGGTCTGTGACCGTATGGTCATGAACCGGCTATTGGCGGCGGAACGGTCTCATTACGGACATCTGCTGCTCAAACTGGTTGGCGAATTCCAAACCTCGGTTTTTTCCGGAGCGATTCCGGTGGTTGGCAGCAAACAAGAAATTAGACGGAGGTTGTTTATGATCAAGCATCGTGGAGTTGGCGGTTTCAGGGCGAACCTAGTGGCGGCCCTGGCGGTGGCGGCGCTGGTTGGCGCCACCTTTACGCGCGCTCAGAGCGTCCAAAAGGTCGAATCTGCGCAAGGAACCGAATCCCCAAACGCCGGTCCTTCGCCGGATGCGAACGCCGGCCTCCCCGGACAAACACCGCAACTGGCGCGGGACTTGATGGGCACCTGGGTCCTGGTTGGCGAACCGGGCAAGATCGGCAAAGCGCCACGTGCCGGTGGGCGCTACAAGTTCTTTACCGGCTCGCATTGGTGCATCACGCAAGCCGACCCGGACAATCACGTGGTCATCTTTCACCACGGCGGCTCCTATTGGTTCAATGGGAATGAATACGTCGAAACCCTCCACTACGCCAACCCGACCACCATGGACCGGATCGGGCGGACCAATCATTTTCAAATCCAAATTGAAGGGGACACGCTGACCGACATTGGCATTGGCAATCCCTGGCGTGAGGTCTGGAAACGGGTCGGCAGCAAATCCAGCTCGGTTTCGGCATCACCCCTTGGCAAGGGTATGATCGGCGCATGGACGCTTGGTAACGAGCCGAACGCTTTCAAATTCATTACCGATTCCAGTTGGTGCGATACCACTGCAGACTCCAAGAACGGCATCGTGGTCTTTCATCATGGTGGCACCTGCACTTTAAAGGGAAATCGGTATGTGCAGAGCGTCGAATACGCCAACCCAAGCTCAATGAATCTGATCGGCCATTCTTCCAAGTTCGACGTCAGCGTTGACGGGGACACTTTGAAGATCGTTGGCGTCGGCAATCCCTGGACTCAAACCTGGAACCGTGCGAAGTAAGCCGTGCCCAGGCAGCCTGCCCGCGGTTCTCCACTGATGGCCCTGCTCGGAAATCAATGAATTTTTGCGATCTCGTGCTGGCCGCTCCTCCACGACGCGCCGTAAATATGGATGCAACCGTGGCGTCAATAAGAATCGCAAAGAATTTCCCAAATGCCTGACAAGGACTTCTTTGGCGAGACCCAGCGATGACTGGAGAGAACCGGTCAAATCGGTAAAGAAACGGTGATAACCGCTCCTCCTTCTCCCCCTCCGACTCGTCGCGCCGTCGCACCTGGAGAGATTCGAGGTAGCCCGCGCGAACAACCTGGCCGGGCTCTCACCAGAGTTCTGTCATCCAGTCCCTTTCCCGCGCTTCCCGCGCATTCTGGTTTGCGGATTGTGAACCTTTCCGCTACACTTCCCGATTGGTTTGTAGAAGAAATTCGGGTTTGTGAGCAAAGAATTTATCAGGATCGGCGGGGCGCGTGAGCATAATCTCAAAGACCTCACGCTGAATATCCCCCGTGATAAGCTGGTGGTGGTCACCGGGTTGAGCGGGTCGGGCAAATCCTCGCTGGCTTTTGACACCATTTATGCCGAGGGCCAGCGCAAGTACGTCGAGTCGCTCTCGGCTTACGCGCGGCAGTTCCTGGACCAGATGCAGAAGCCCGACGTCGATTTTATCGAGGGGCTTTCGCCGGCCATCGCCATCGAGCAGCGCAGCGCCGGTTATAGCCCGCGCTCGATTATCGCCACGACTACCGAGATTTACGATTATCTGCGCTTGCTCTACGCTCATATCGGCCAGCCCTATTGCCCGGACTCCGGAGCAGCCATCGTTCGCCAGACCACCAGCGACATTGTCGATAAAATCCTCGCATTGCCCCAAAGAACGCGGGTGATGCTCCTCGCCCCGGTGGTGCGCGAGCAAAAGGGCGAGTTCCGGGATGTGGTGGAGCGTTTATCGCGCGAGGGTTTTGTGCGCGCGCGAATCGACGGCGAGTTGTTCGATCTGGGAAACGGAACCCGGGTCAAGCTCGAGGCCAAGAGCAAGCACACCATCGAGGCGGTGGTGGACCGGTTGGTTATTGATGAGAAGGTCCGCATTCGCTTGAGCGATTCGGTCGAGACGGCCCTGCGCTGGGGCCAGGGCACGTTGCTGACCCTGCACCAGTTGCCCGATGGGGATCGCAGCTCAGGCAGCGACCCCAGACCCCAGGGCCCTGCGCCCCAACCGCCGCCGGCCTGGATCGAAACTCTGCACTCCAATCGTAATCTGAGCCTGGCAACTGGCAAAACTTATGAGGTGCTCACCCCAAAGCACTTCTCTTTTAACGCCCCGGTTGGCGCCTGCCCGGTCTGCCATGGCCTGGGCCAAAAAATGGTCTTTGACGAGGAACTCATCGCGCCCGATCCCGAAAAGTCACTCGAACAGGGCGCCGTTTTGCCCTGGCGCCGCGGTGGCAAACGCATGGTGGTCTATTACAAGGCAATGCTCCGCAGTGTCGCCGGTCATTTCCACCAGAGCATGGAAACGCCTTACAAAAACCTTTCGGACGATTTCAAACGGATTCTCCTGCATGGCTCAGGCCAAACTGAAATTGAGTTCTCCTTTTGGCGGGCGGGCAAGGTGAGCAAGATAGCCCGTTCATTTGAGGGCGTCATCCCGAATCTCGAACGACTTTACCACGAAAGCGAAAGCGAATTCACCAGGAACCGGCTTAAAGGGTTCATGAGCCCGCGATTTTGCGACGCTTGCAATGGACAGAGACTCAAGCCGGAAATACTGGCCGTCACCCTCGGAACTGCAGAGGACAAGGCGAAGTTCAAGCTGGCTGACAGAGCCGGCTCTTCTGGCACAGACCCCGGCACGGAAACTCCCGAGGCCAAACCTAAAGAGGGCTATGGCGCTAAGGGCTCTTTCCCTGCGCCGATTCCCGGCCTGTCCATTATGGACCTATGCGCTCTCTCGATTGAAAAGGCCGATGAGTTCTTTGCCCAACTCAGGCTGACAGAATTCCAGGAGAAAATCGCCCGCGAGCTGATCAAAGAAATACGGACTCGGTTCGGATTCCTGAAGAATGTCGGTTTGGGTTATCTGACCCTCGACCGGGAGAGCGGCACCTTGAGTGGCGGCGAGGCGCAACGCATCCGGCTCGCCACCCAGATTGGCGCCGGCCTGGTTGGTGTGTTATACATTCTTGACGAACCCAGCATCGGCCTGCACCAACGCGATAATGATCGACTGTTGCGCGCCCTTTTGGGCCTGCGAGACTTGGGCAATTCAGTCCTGGTTGTCGAGCACGACGCCGATACGATTCGACACGCCGATTACATTCTCGATCTCGGCCCGGGCGCCGGAGTGCGTGGCGGTGAACTGGTGGCCGCCGGCTCCTTGCCGGAAGTGTTGTCCAACCCGCACTCCCTCACTGCCAAGTACCTTAGGGGCGAATTGTCAATTCCCATTCCGCGGCAGAGGGTAAAACCTTCTCCAGCCCGCGGCTGGCTCGAAGTGCTCGGCGCCCGGGAGAATAATCTGAAGAACCTGCATGTCAGAATACCCCTGGGCACATTGACGTGCGTTACTGGCGTGAGCGGTTCGGGCAAAAGCACGCTCGTCGATGATATCCTGCGGCGCGCCTTGTTCCGCAAGTTCTTCGGGTCGAAAGAACGGCCCGGGGCCCACCGTGCCCTCAAGGGTTTTGAGCAGCTCGACAAGGTCATTGTCATCGACCAGACCCCGATTGGCCGCACGCCCCGCAGCAATCCCGCCACTTATACCGGCATGTTCAATCATATCCGCGATCTATTCGCCCGCCTCCCTGCCGCCCGCATTCGGGGCTACGAATCTGGCCGTTTCAGTTTCAACGTCAAAGGTGGGCGCTGCGAAAAGTGCCAGGGGGATGGGTTGATAAAGATCGAAATGCATTTTCTGCCTCCGGTCTATGTCATGTGCGAGGCCTGCAATGGCCGGCGTTACAACCGGGAGACCCTCGAGATAACCTACAAAGGCAAAAACATCGCCGATGTCCTCGATATGACAGTCGATGAGGCGGTTACCTTTTTCCGCGCCGTGCCCCAAATTGATGAGCCGCTGCTCACCCTGGCTGAGGTCGGCCTCGGCTACATTGGCCTGGGACAGTCCGGCACGACCCTCAGCGGCGGCGAGGCCCAGCGCGTCAAACTCGCTGCCGAACTCAGTCGCAAAGCTACCGGACGTACCCTTTATATTCTGGATGAGCCGACCACGGGATTGCACTTTCATGATGTGGCCAAATTGCTCGAAGTGCTCTTTAAGCTGCGCGCCTCAGGCAACACCCTGCTGATCATCGAGCACAATCTTGATGTCATCAAGACCGCCGATTGGATCATCGATCTCGGGCCGGAAGGAGGCGAGGCGGGGGGCCACATTGTCGCCCAGGGCACGCCGGAGACAGTCGCCCAGTCCCAGGCCAGCTATACCGGCCAGTATCTTGCCGCCTCCCTCGCCGATGTTAGTTGAAAGCCCCAAAAACCTGTTTCCCAGCCTTCGCCATTTCCCTAATCTGTCCCCGCGGAGGATTCCGCCCATGGTTGCTTTATGAAAATAGCCCTCTTTGGCCTCGCCGAACTCAAGCTCGGCAAACACAATTTAAAAGACCCGCGCCTGGACCAAGCCCATGAACTGGTCGAGGCCGATA
This genomic window from Verrucomicrobiia bacterium contains:
- a CDS encoding GAF domain-containing protein; the protein is MIASLKEGERGTRVLDSPRPAADCGDLLQDRRWAEAALAGEKRLLEMIAGGQPLTLILEALCRVIEDICQGSFCSIGLLDAKGERMYVGAAPGFAKSWSEAFKDREIASCWGPCGTAAFRKEQVVASDIQTHPVWARCREIMVSHGVRACWSTPILSSQGKVVGTLAILSRQPGGPAPKHQSLIRQFTHLATIAIERTRGEEALRRSEAYLAEAQKLSHTGSLGWNVSTGELIWSDETFHILGYDKALRPSVELVLQRVHPEDVALVQQMITVASGEAANLDFEHRIVMPNGLIKHLHVIAHAIKNCADDTEFIGAVMDVTERKRAEAQAAGEKRLLEMIARGGPLPPMLDALCRYGEELSGDVLLSILLVGRDGKSLRHGASPSLPKTYTDAIDGALIGPRFGSCGTAVYRREPVIVSDISTDPLWEDYRGLALPHGLRACWSSPIFSTARQVIGTFALYSREPGNPTAEERNIIEQMTHLAAVAIERERAGEAVLASAQLARGQAEALSRALDAIAMESAPDRLVEHVLRTIIDQSDAHSTGVWLRDQNTGLMHFEFAFENGKLFTASDAALAKITPALKIEEVWAWPEVFRTGAPKVMEDIREGPSFPWRDHLLAMGVITILVVPMLVAGQVEGLIGIRFRHTREFRAEEIQLAQALGHQAMLAIQLMRLSRQSREAAVVAERNRMARDIHDTLAQGFTGVIVQLEAAADAHSDGLMKEANEHIARAGDLARGSLREARRSVQALRPQALEEKDLCGALEDLLKKMTIGTELRAELALEGIPKTLPALWGENLLRIGQEVLTNSLRHASASDFQARLSFMQDHVHLVLRDNGRGFDPARKHDGFGLVGIRERVEGMRGQLTIQSRQNEGTTISIVLPYAEKA
- a CDS encoding response regulator transcription factor, whose protein sequence is MISELKERNSERVAPAVPARTAQVAGRADRVRVLIADDHVTVLEGLAAIIGRQTDMEVVAEASNGREAVDLWRKHRPDVTLLDLRMPILDGVAAIDQIRRQQAWARVVVLTTFDSDNEIARAIKAGAKGYLLKDARREELLDCIRKVNSGQTCIPTALAAKLAESMSSEPLTGRELDVLNLLADGKSNKEIGSHLFITETTVKSHLRSIFSKLNVLSRTEAITTASRRGLVQL
- a CDS encoding BlaI/MecI/CopY family transcriptional regulator; amino-acid sequence: MSFESKPRSGATAVSQRISEAEWTIMKALWSLRTATAKQVVEKLEGEVDWKPKTIHTFLARLVQKGAVANERTGREYVFTALASEQECRLSASRSFLARVFDGEIAPFLACFLERKKLTRKEIEELKKILEEKS
- a CDS encoding M56 family metallopeptidase; this encodes MNALLALSTDAFEWVWRTSLIVSILSVLVFAIQKLLGRWLTPYSRYALSAIICLRLMLPVVPSSRMSLENLVWPLPKHQAWSVVAPVPRDEYVRPVRMFGPSLPVATRQPTQSAPRDSGYGAVAPVSTLSTREAISLVWAGGCLFLVAFACWRYVRWNRLIARSPPMTDPNVLQLLDSARRTMGVRRPVTLVSVHGLNSPAVFGLRQIWLLLPRSAATQLSDQELQMVFLHEMAHVRRHDLGLNVVLIGLQFLHWFNPFIWLASHRLRADGELVCDRMVMNRLLAAERSHYGHLLLKLVGEFQTSVFSGAIPVVGSKQEIRRRLFMIKHRGVGGFRANLVAALAVAALVGATFTRAQSVQKVESAQGTESPNAGPSPDANAGLPGQTPQLARDLMGTWVLVGEPGKIGKAPRAGGRYKFFTGSHWCITQADPDNHVVIFHHGGSYWFNGNEYVETLHYANPTTMDRIGRTNHFQIQIEGDTLTDIGIGNPWREVWKRVGSKSSSVSASPLGKGMIGAWTLGNEPNAFKFITDSSWCDTTADSKNGIVVFHHGGTCTLKGNRYVQSVEYANPSSMNLIGHSSKFDVSVDGDTLKIVGVGNPWTQTWNRAK
- the uvrA gene encoding excinuclease ABC subunit UvrA, giving the protein MSKEFIRIGGAREHNLKDLTLNIPRDKLVVVTGLSGSGKSSLAFDTIYAEGQRKYVESLSAYARQFLDQMQKPDVDFIEGLSPAIAIEQRSAGYSPRSIIATTTEIYDYLRLLYAHIGQPYCPDSGAAIVRQTTSDIVDKILALPQRTRVMLLAPVVREQKGEFRDVVERLSREGFVRARIDGELFDLGNGTRVKLEAKSKHTIEAVVDRLVIDEKVRIRLSDSVETALRWGQGTLLTLHQLPDGDRSSGSDPRPQGPAPQPPPAWIETLHSNRNLSLATGKTYEVLTPKHFSFNAPVGACPVCHGLGQKMVFDEELIAPDPEKSLEQGAVLPWRRGGKRMVVYYKAMLRSVAGHFHQSMETPYKNLSDDFKRILLHGSGQTEIEFSFWRAGKVSKIARSFEGVIPNLERLYHESESEFTRNRLKGFMSPRFCDACNGQRLKPEILAVTLGTAEDKAKFKLADRAGSSGTDPGTETPEAKPKEGYGAKGSFPAPIPGLSIMDLCALSIEKADEFFAQLRLTEFQEKIARELIKEIRTRFGFLKNVGLGYLTLDRESGTLSGGEAQRIRLATQIGAGLVGVLYILDEPSIGLHQRDNDRLLRALLGLRDLGNSVLVVEHDADTIRHADYILDLGPGAGVRGGELVAAGSLPEVLSNPHSLTAKYLRGELSIPIPRQRVKPSPARGWLEVLGARENNLKNLHVRIPLGTLTCVTGVSGSGKSTLVDDILRRALFRKFFGSKERPGAHRALKGFEQLDKVIVIDQTPIGRTPRSNPATYTGMFNHIRDLFARLPAARIRGYESGRFSFNVKGGRCEKCQGDGLIKIEMHFLPPVYVMCEACNGRRYNRETLEITYKGKNIADVLDMTVDEAVTFFRAVPQIDEPLLTLAEVGLGYIGLGQSGTTLSGGEAQRVKLAAELSRKATGRTLYILDEPTTGLHFHDVAKLLEVLFKLRASGNTLLIIEHNLDVIKTADWIIDLGPEGGEAGGHIVAQGTPETVAQSQASYTGQYLAASLADVS